GCATGAAAGCCGGCGCGAACGACGCGCCAAACGACGAGGGCGGCGGCAGTTCATGCCGCCGCCCTTGTCTATCTGGTCGGCCTCAGCGGCGAGAACGACATGCCGAGGAACGGCATCATCGCCGCCAGCGGATCGACCTTGGAGTCGAGCGTCTTTCCGATTCCCGACAGCAGCCCCATCACGCGCAGCACGAGCAGAAGATCGGAGGAGGCGCGCACGATCGGATTGGCGCGCAGCGCGCGCATCAGCTCGTCGTTGATGCGCTCGACCATCGCCAGGTCGGCGTAGGCCCGTCCCGCACGCAGCGCCTGCCCCAGGAACAGCTCACCGATGGTGACGAAGGTGTCGTCGCTGCCCGTGCGCGTGCGAAAGCCGAGTTGCCGGAACGCTTCGCCGACGGCGGCTGCATCCTGCGCGATGATCGCGGTGGTCAGGCGGATCAGCCCGTCGCGCAGCGCCGGCGTGAATTCCTTGGCGAGCCCCAGATCCAGGATCACCAGCACCGGGCCCGCCGTGCCTCGCTGCACCAGCAGATTGCCGGGATGCGGATCGCCGTGGAAGAAGCCGTGCACGAGGATCTGCCGGATGTACGTGCGCGCCAGCAGCTCGGCGACATGGTGCTTGTCGACGCCGATTCGTTCGAGACCGGCAAGGTCGGTGATCTTGACGCCCTCGATATAGTTCATCGTCAGCACCGTGCGCGTGCACAGGGCGGCCACGGGCGTGGGAAACACGACCTGGGGGTCGTCCGCGAAGTCGGCGCCGAAGCGGCGGGCGTTGGCCGCCTCGTTGACGAAATCGAGCTCGAGCGGAATGTACTTGTAGAGCTCGTCCAGCAGGATGCGAAAGTCGAACGTCCTTTCGATCCGGGCCAGCAGCCGGATGAAGAACGCGAAGTTGGCGAGATCGGTGGCAATGACGCGCTCGATCCGCGGATACTGGATCTTGATCGCGACGTCGCTGCCGTCGTGCAGCTTTCCGCGATGCACCTGCGCCAGGGATGCCGATGCCAGCGGCGTCGGCTCGATGTGCGCGTAGCACTGCTCCAGCGGCCGCCCGAGCTGGGCCTCCAGCCAGGGTCGGATCTCCTCGAACGGCCGCGGCGGCACCCTGTCCTGCAGCTGCGCCAGGATGTCGATGAACTGGGGCGGAAGAATGTCGGCGCGGCTGCCGGCGAACTGGCACGCCTTGATCAGCAGGCCTTCGAGCCCAAGCGCCGTATCGCGCGCCATCTCCGCCGAGCGCGTATGCCAGGCATCATAGTAGTCGGGGCGGCTGGATGCGCCGGTGATGGCGCCCCAGGCCTGACGGGCCTTGTATCCGACATAGATGGTTACGACCATGCGCGCGACGGCGGTGAAGCGCCGCACGCGCGTCGGGAACGGAAGGGAAGGGGAGTCGGTGGGCGACATGGAACAGGACGAGCTCGCGAGGCGAGCGCCATCTCAGCGCGGTGCGGACCTGTTCTCGCGCTCCAGCTCCTCGACGCGTTCGCTCAGTCGCCGCGTAGCCGAGGTCAGCCGCCACGCATAGAGGAAGATGAGGACGAAGAAGGCGGCATAGGCTGCACCCACGTAGGGCAGGGCACCGGAGCCGGTAATGGTGTTCACGACGGGACGCTCCTGCGGTAGGACTCCTCGCTCAGCAGATTCACGCGCTCGCCCAGCCGCAGCGTGGACACGCACAGCGCCCACAGCCACAGCATCAGCGCGATCTCGGCGGCCATGCTCAGCATCAGCGTCGTGACCATGCGCGGATCGGAGATGCCGCCCTGAGGGTTGTTGATGACCTGCGGGTGGATCGTGCGGAACAGGCGCGTTGCCAGCATCACCAGCGGCACGTTGAGCGCGCCCACGATGCACAGCACGGCTGCGTAGCGCGGGCCCATCTCGTTGTCGCGGGTCAGCGTGCGCAGCAGCAGATAGGAGGCGTAGACGAGCCACAGCAGAAGGAACGTGGTCAGACGCGAGTCCCACGTCCACCAGGTTCCCCACGCCGTTCGTGCCCAGATCGCGCCGGTGACCAGGACGATGGTGGCGAACAGCATTCCGACCGAAACGAACGCGTGCGCGGCGTGGTCCCACACCGGCCTGCGCGTGTACAGATACAGGGCGCTGCCGATGCCGCCGCCGGCAAAGGCGATGAAGCACGAGGTGGCCGCGGGCACGTGGTAGTAGAAGATGCGCTGGCTCAGGCCCAGGCCCGCGTCGGTCGGAACCCAGAAGAAGATTGCGATCAGCGACAGCAGGACCAGCGCCAGCACCGGAATCGGCGCGAGCCGAAGCAGCCATCTCTGTATCGCGTCCACCATCGTAGTTCCTCTGCGCGCGGCACGGCGCGCGTCCACAGTTTTGATTGGGCACGACGAGTAGTCTAGCCGGCTGCCGCTCCGTCTCTTGCGCGTGGCCGGCCTGCTCCTGAGGCGGGCTGTGGCGTCACACTCGATGGAGCGACCGCGCAGGTACGTTTCGTCATCTGCGTCGAGCACCGCCGCGGCTGCGCGATCGCCGGCGGCCGCGCGGTCGCGGCGGCGAACGCAGGAAGACGCCGGAGGACGCGACGAGTGTATCTAATCGAGCAGGACGAACTCGAAGAGCAGCCAGCCCGAGGTCACGAACAGGATGTCGAAGGCGGCGAGAAGCGTGGCGCGTGCGCCCAGCGTCAGGATGCCAGCGCCGCCGAGCACCATCTCGGTGGCCTGCACCGCAGCGATCAGCAGCGGCACCTGAAGCGGCAGCACCAGCAGCGGCAGCACCATTTCGCGTGCCCGCGTGCCGAGCGCGGCAAGCGCGAACAGCGTTCCGGTTGCGGCCAGGCCGACGGTGCCGGCCACCAGCACCAGAATCAGGCCCGGCAGGTTGGCGAGCAGGTTGACGCCGAACAGCAGCGCGAACATCGGCAAGAGCAGCGCCTCGAACGCCAGCAGAAGGATGACGTTGACCGCCAGCTTGCCGAGGAAGATTGAGCCGCGGTCCATCGGCGAGGTCAGGAGGCCTTCGATGCATGCGCCGTCGCGCTCGATCATGAAGCTGCGGCCCAGCGCCAGCACGGAGGCGAAGACGATGCCGATCCACAGGATGCCGGCAGCCATGCGCTCGATGTCCTGCGGCCGCAGCGCCAGCGAAAAATAGAATACGACCAGGATCAGCACGCCCAGCACGAGCAGCGTCGGCAGCGTCTCGCGTGTCCGCGCCTCCAGCACGATGTCCTTCCAGATCAGCGCCAGCATCGCTCCCTCACGTCCCGGCCATTGCCTGCGAATACCGTAGCGCCATCGTGGCGACGTCGGGAAGCGCGGGTCCGCTGTCCCATGCGATGCGGCCGCGGCTGACGATGACGGCGCGCGTGGCGGAAGCCAGCGCGCGCTCCAGGTCGTGCGTGGCCATCAGCACCGTGGCGCCGCGGCTGCGCTGCTCGGCCAGGAGCTGCGCGAGCAGTTCCCCGCCGCTCGGGTCGAGGCCGGTCAGCGGCTCGTCCAGCAGCAGAAGGTCGGGCTCGTGCAGCAGAGCGCGCGCCAGGCCGAGCCGCTGCAGCATTCCGCGCGAGAACGTCGCGACGCGGCGGTCTGCGAAGCGCTCCAGCCCGACACGCGCCAGCATCGCCTGCGGCCGGTCCGGATCCTCGATGCCGTAGAGCCGGGCGTAGTAGCGAAGGTTCTCGTGTGGGCTCAGGTCGCGGTACAGCGAGCTTTCGTGGCCGAGATAACCGAGCCGGCGGCGCAGCCGCGCGCCGCCCGGCAGCGCGGTGCCGAAGACGCGCGCCTCGCCTTCGTTCGCGCGCAGCAGCCCTGCCAGCGTGCGCAGAAGCGTCGTCTTGCCCGCGCCATTGGGGCCGAACAGCGCCAGCGTCTCGCCGGCGGCAACCGTCAGGTCGAGGCCCCGCAGGATCGGCGTGGCGCCGAAACGGCGCGTCAAGCCGCGAAGCTGCACCGCGGGTGAAGTGGCGGACGCCGTCACTCAGGCCGGCTTGTCGCGCAGCACCGCTCGCGCGGCGGCTCGCTGCCGTGCCAGCAGCCACAGCAGATAAAAGAGATGGCTGGCCACCGCCGCGCCCCACAGCAGCAGGTCGAGACGGCCGATGAGCGCCGCGAACAGCAGGGCGTACGCGATGCCGTCGCGCTGGGTGAAGCGCGAGACGAACTCGTCGCTGGACGGCTCGTAGCTGCCGGCGCGCTCGCGCGCGGTCCACAGGTCGTGCAGCACGTAGATGTAGGCCAGCGCGGTGCTGATCATCAGGCCGATCGTGGCGATGGCGGCTAGCGCGAGCGCGCCGCCGCCGCCGGCCGGCCCGCCCGCGACGCTCCAGAGCATCGCGATGTGGACGACCGTGTCGCCGGCCAGCTCGAGCTTCTCGCGCAATCCGCTGTCGGCGAAGCCGGCGCGCGCCATCACGGCGGCGGCCGCGCCGAGCACGCGCGAACCCAGGAAGAGCAGGGCGCCGGCGATGCCGGCCTCGTAGCTGGTGCCGCCGAGGATCCAGGCGGCGGTCAGGCCGGCGAACAGCTTGAGCGTGGCCAGGCGCGCCGGTCGCAGCGGCGTGGCACTGAGCACGCGCGCCAGCCCGGCAGCCAGCCTGCGCTTGACGCGCACGGCGCCGAGCCCGCGCGGCGCGCCGAACAGCGTTTCGACGAGCTTGGACTCGGCGTGCGCGGCCGAGACGTTGTCGCTCAGTCGCTGCTCGTCGCGCGGATTCAGGTCCAGCACCGCTCCGTCGTGCTCGAGCAGCTCGGCCAGCGCCGTCGAGGCCGACACGGACGCCAGGCGCGCGGCCACGGCGCGCGCCTCGGCGAGAGAAATCCGTCCCAGTGGCACGGCGATCGCTCCGCGCTCGCAGACGCGAGCCAGCACTCGCCGCTCGCGTCGCGCTCGCACGCCGAGCAGCGCCCCCAGCGACAGGTACCACTCGGCGCTGACGACCATCGCCAGGCGCGACTCGTCGCCCGGCTGCAGACCTTCCGCAAAGCGCGGTGCGGAGATGCACTGGGCGCGGGTGCCGATCAGTCCCGCGATCTCGGCGAGCAGCGCCTGGAGGGAAGCGGGGACGACGACCACGGGGGTCATGCGCAAGCGATGAGCCGCCGCCACGTGACGGACCACAGAGGGCACGCCGGCAAGCCGGGTCAGCGCGCCACGGCCGCTGACGAGCACCACGAACGGCTCTGCCATGAGCCTCGTCTATAACGGTCCGGCCGCGGGTAATCGAACGGGAATCGGCGGCGCGCCGGCGCTTGCACGGAAGTGCTTCGTCTGGGAATCTCGCCGCCCATGAGCGCCAGATCCTCCGTGCTTTCCAGTTGGGGTGAGATCCTCCGTACGCAGAACCTCAAGGATCAGAGCCGGCTCGATTTCGTCTCGCGATGGCTCCTGATCACGCGTGCCAGCGTTTTCACGATGACCATCACCTCCGGGCTGATCGGCGGCCTGCTGGCCGCGCACTCGCCCGATGCCAACTGGTGGTTCTTCTTCCTGTCCGTCGTCGGCCTCGTCATCGCGCACGCGGCCAACAACATGATCAACGACTACTTCGACCTGTCGGGCGGGGTCGATACCGAAGGCTACACGCGCACGCTCTACGCGCCCCATCCCATCCTTTCGGGCCTGGTCTCCAAGAATGGGCTGATCGCGGCGATCGCTCTCTTCAACCTCATCGACCTGCTGATCCTGGCCTATCTGACCGCCGCGCGCGGCCCGCTGGTCGTGTTCTTCGCGCTGGCGGGCCTGTTCATCAGCGTCTTCTACGTGGCGCCGCCCGTGCGCCTGAAGCACCACGGGCTGGGCGAGCCGGGCGTGGCCATCGTCTGGGGGCCGCTGATGATCGGCGGCACCTACTTCGTCACCACCGGCGAGATTCCGATGTGGGTGCTGGTGGCCAGCGTGCCATACGCGCTGCTGGTGACGACGGTGCTGTTCGGCAAGCACGTCGACAAGCTCGATTCGGACGGCGCCAAGGGCATCCGAACCCTGCCCGTGCTGATGGGACGCGAGAGCGCGCTGCGGGCCACGCGCCAGATGATGGTGGCATTCTTCGTGGTGGTCCCGCTGCTGGTGCTCACCGGCGCGCTCGGCCTCTGGTGCCTGCTGACGCTGCTGGCGCTGCCGCGCCTGCGCGAGACGCTCGAGACGTTTCGCGAGCCGCCGCCGCGCAACCCACCGCCGCGATATCCGATCTGGCCGCTCTGGTACGTGGCGTGGGCATTCCGGCTCAATCGCCTCGCCGGCGGCCTGTTCGTGCTCGGACTGCTGCTGGACGCCGTCATTCCCCTGCACATCGGAACCTGACCCCGCGGCCGTCGACGCGAGCACGCAGCGCACGGCCGGCGCCTGGCACGCCGGCACGGCGGCGCGGACGGGCGCACGCGCTCGCGCGCCAGCGCCGTCTGGCGGCGTTTCGACGCGCCGGCAAATTCGCGTAGTCTCCGCCCGCCGGTGAAGGGACAGGCGTCTCTGACCGAGCCTCTCGAGTTCGAAGGAGTTCCGTTCATGCGAGAAGCCGTCATCGTGGCCAGCAAG
This is a stretch of genomic DNA from Candidatus Limnocylindrales bacterium. It encodes these proteins:
- a CDS encoding AarF/ABC1/UbiB kinase family protein; this translates as MSPTDSPSLPFPTRVRRFTAVARMVVTIYVGYKARQAWGAITGASSRPDYYDAWHTRSAEMARDTALGLEGLLIKACQFAGSRADILPPQFIDILAQLQDRVPPRPFEEIRPWLEAQLGRPLEQCYAHIEPTPLASASLAQVHRGKLHDGSDVAIKIQYPRIERVIATDLANFAFFIRLLARIERTFDFRILLDELYKYIPLELDFVNEAANARRFGADFADDPQVVFPTPVAALCTRTVLTMNYIEGVKITDLAGLERIGVDKHHVAELLARTYIRQILVHGFFHGDPHPGNLLVQRGTAGPVLVILDLGLAKEFTPALRDGLIRLTTAIIAQDAAAVGEAFRQLGFRTRTGSDDTFVTIGELFLGQALRAGRAYADLAMVERINDELMRALRANPIVRASSDLLLVLRVMGLLSGIGKTLDSKVDPLAAMMPFLGMSFSPLRPTR
- a CDS encoding CcmD family protein, giving the protein MNTITGSGALPYVGAAYAAFFVLIFLYAWRLTSATRRLSERVEELERENRSAPR
- the ccsA gene encoding cytochrome c biogenesis protein CcsA — translated: MVDAIQRWLLRLAPIPVLALVLLSLIAIFFWVPTDAGLGLSQRIFYYHVPAATSCFIAFAGGGIGSALYLYTRRPVWDHAAHAFVSVGMLFATIVLVTGAIWARTAWGTWWTWDSRLTTFLLLWLVYASYLLLRTLTRDNEMGPRYAAVLCIVGALNVPLVMLATRLFRTIHPQVINNPQGGISDPRMVTTLMLSMAAEIALMLWLWALCVSTLRLGERVNLLSEESYRRSVPS
- a CDS encoding heme exporter protein CcmB; amino-acid sequence: MLALIWKDIVLEARTRETLPTLLVLGVLILVVFYFSLALRPQDIERMAAGILWIGIVFASVLALGRSFMIERDGACIEGLLTSPMDRGSIFLGKLAVNVILLLAFEALLLPMFALLFGVNLLANLPGLILVLVAGTVGLAATGTLFALAALGTRAREMVLPLLVLPLQVPLLIAAVQATEMVLGGAGILTLGARATLLAAFDILFVTSGWLLFEFVLLD
- the ccmA gene encoding heme ABC exporter ATP-binding protein CcmA, which codes for MTASATSPAVQLRGLTRRFGATPILRGLDLTVAAGETLALFGPNGAGKTTLLRTLAGLLRANEGEARVFGTALPGGARLRRRLGYLGHESSLYRDLSPHENLRYYARLYGIEDPDRPQAMLARVGLERFADRRVATFSRGMLQRLGLARALLHEPDLLLLDEPLTGLDPSGGELLAQLLAEQRSRGATVLMATHDLERALASATRAVIVSRGRIAWDSGPALPDVATMALRYSQAMAGT
- a CDS encoding prenyltransferase is translated as MSARSSVLSSWGEILRTQNLKDQSRLDFVSRWLLITRASVFTMTITSGLIGGLLAAHSPDANWWFFFLSVVGLVIAHAANNMINDYFDLSGGVDTEGYTRTLYAPHPILSGLVSKNGLIAAIALFNLIDLLILAYLTAARGPLVVFFALAGLFISVFYVAPPVRLKHHGLGEPGVAIVWGPLMIGGTYFVTTGEIPMWVLVASVPYALLVTTVLFGKHVDKLDSDGAKGIRTLPVLMGRESALRATRQMMVAFFVVVPLLVLTGALGLWCLLTLLALPRLRETLETFREPPPRNPPPRYPIWPLWYVAWAFRLNRLAGGLFVLGLLLDAVIPLHIGT